The genomic region AGGATTGAAAAGTATAAAAATGGTAGTTAAAGAAGATTATCAGGTTGGCATAGTGAACTTATTTGATAGAAATATTCAATTACCTGATGATTCCTTTATCAGTTATACAAATGAAAGTGAATTGAATGAAATTGAAAATTTGAGTGAGAAAGAAAATTATCAAAGAATATTTAAGAATTCTAAATTTTATAAAAGCCTCTAAAATACTACGCACAACAACGGTTAATCGCCAATAAGCGGTAGCATTAGAAAGAATATAATTAACTTGATCAACAAAGCAATACTAAGCCGACAAATCCGCGTCCCTTACTCCGCCAACTGGCGATAACCGAAACCGTTGGCAAGAATAGCTAAAAAAAAAAAATGAATAAAAGAAAGCTTTATATCGGTGCTGCAACTATAGGAGAATTAGAAGTTATAGAAGAAATATCTAATGATGAAGTTTTTCTTAAATCTCTAAATAAACCTAAAATTGATACATATTCGATCACATTTGATTATTTGATCCAATGTGGAGTAGATAAAGTTGTAACTGAGGATTTCGAAAATTTTATTTCTTCAGAAGAAAATCCTCAAATTTTTAATTTTTTAAAAAATAAAACTTCCAAAATTTCTTCTAACAAAATAGATGAATCCAGAGAAGCTATAGAACGAATTTTTAAATATTATTTACCAGAAGGATATAATTCAAATGAGAAATATGATTCCATCTGGTATATACAAAATCTATTAGAAAGCCTTGTTATAGCTGCTAATACTAACACCTCAGTTTTTAAAAATATGAGGAGCGTAACTTCTAATTTAGAAAAAGCTAAAGATGTGTTACCATTAGAATTATATAAACCTATTCATTTTCTGATTAATTCAATTAAACAAGATACTGTTGATTTACCATTTATAGGTCAATCTTTGGAGAAGCGAAATTTAGACCGATTCAATGAAATTTTTGAATCAAAAACTTTTGAAGAATATAAATTATCTCATTCTATTTTGGATACTCAAAATGAGAAAAAAAATTCTGCGATTTCAAATATTCAAAGGAATAGTGTTGATTTATATCGAAAAAATAAGGATTTTTTAAATATTCGAAAAGGAATTATAACTACTCTTTCAATTACACCTAAAATAATTGATGCATCTTTAGGAAAAATACCTGGCTCCATTGCAGACCTTGCTGTTAAGTTTTTAACTAGTTTAATTGAAATTCAAAAACGTGTAATAATATATGACCAAGAACCTCTATACGATGATTTATTTCGTAATAGAATTTTAATTCCCTTAAAGAAACAATTACAAGAAGAAGAATTAAGGAAGAATAAATAGTACAAAGCTACTCTTGCCAACAACGTATATCGCAAATGGCGGGTTTCATAGAAAAGAACTAAATTAGTTTCCATAATAAACTAAACCGTTAAGCCGACAAATCCGCATCCATGATTCCGCGCCACTTGTCGATATACGAGACCGTTGGGCTTAATTAATATGAAAAATATATGGTACAAATTAAATCTATTAAAATTAGTAAACTCTTTGGAGATAAAAATTACAATATAAAACTAAAAGATAATAAACTTATTCTCGTGGCTGAAAATGGCGCTGGAAAGACTACCATAGTTAATATAATCTATTATTTTATAAGTCGACAATGGACAAAATTATTAAAATATGATTTTAAATCTGTAGAAGTAAAATTTTCAGGCAATTCTATCAAACTCGAAAGAAGTGAAATTGATATTATAAATTCAGATAAGATTTCTAGACTTTTAAGAAGATATAGTCCATCAGTAAAAGAAAGATTTTATGAATTACTCAGAAACTATGATATTTCAGAATTAGCCGGAAATTATACTAAACTTGAATATCTAGCTGATGAATTAAGATTGCCAAAAAGTTTAATTATTGAAATTAGCCGTTATGCTGAAAGGGAACAAATAAATTTATTCGAAAGTAAACTTAGAGAAAAAGAACAACTGCTAACTTCCCTGATGGATACACAGATTCTATATTTGCCGACATATAGAAGGATTGAGCAAGATTTAAATGATATACTTCCCGATTTGAAGGAAGAGCTTAGTTCTTATAGGAAAAGAAAATTGCGTTACGTAAGAAATGAACCAGATATAGGTTATGTGGAACTAGTAGAGTTTGGGATGGAAGATGTTGTTGAGAAGGTAAACAGAAAACTATCCGATTTAAAAGAAGATTTCAACTCAAAGTTGAAAACCAATTTAACAGGAGGATATTTACGAGATGTTATAAATAAAAATTATTCAAAAATAACTTATAATCAAATTGAATCTTTAACGCCTAATTCGCTTAGAAGAATTTTCGATCGAATAGATGAAGATGTTTTATCAAAAAATGAAAAAGAAAAACTTTACATATTTATTAGTGATCTAAGAAAAGGGAAGACTATTGAAAAAGAAGAAAATAAAATTTTAGCTTACTTTATTTTTAAGCTTTCTGCGATCTATTCTGAGTTAGAAAAAAATGAAAAAGAGATTACACAGTTTATTCAAGTTTGCAACGAATATTCTACAAATAAAATATTCTTATATGATTATGTGAATTTTCAAATACTTATCCGTCCGCTAAAGCAAGGAGATGTTCTTTTTAACAAGCCTATTGAGTTCAAAAATTTATCATCAGGGGAGAAACAAATAGTATCACTTTTTAGTCACATTTACCTTTCCAATTTAGAAAATTACATCATTATCATTGATGAACCGGAACTGTCTCTATCTGTAACTTGGCAAAAGAGGTTTTTAGCAGATATAGCCAAAAATGAAAAATGTTTAGGATTAATTTCAGTAACTCATTCACCATTCATATTTCAAAATGAACTTGAGAACTATGCTCGAGGGTTAAATGAATTCGAAATAAATTCTTAGGTACAATGGAGGATAGTTTTTTAAAGAAATTAAAAGAAGCAGGAGATTCTTCACAAACATTATTTCTACGTCTCTTACAAGAATATAAATTATCAGAAAAATCTTTACATCTTTTTATTGAGGGGAATGATGATCCTGCATTTTACACGAATTACATAAGTAATTTAGCAGGAAATAATTTTCAAATTTATTTTTATAATAGCAAGAATAAATCCGGTGTATATTCAAATTATAATCAAATAAGCTGGAAATCCTATAATAAGAATAGAGTATTGTTTTTTGTTGACAAAGACTACTCAGATATTCTAAAATTAAGATATCCCATTGACCAGAACATTTTTGTTACAAAATATTACTCTATAGAAAATTACTTAGTCAATGATCAAATTGTTAGAAGAATTCTAACTGATTTAGTGCACATAACAGACCCATCAATTATTAATAACATTATTAAAAAATTCCATCAAGAACATAAGTCCTTCTGTGAGTATATGGTATTACTATCAGCTTGGATTATTTATCATAGAAAGAATGGAACAAATATCAATTTAGGAAATATTAGTTTATCACATATTTTTCAGTTTAATGCTAAATTGGAAATAGTAAAGTTGAATTCTCCCCAAGGAAAAAAATTACTGGATTATCTTGATGAAAAAACAGGAAATCCTGATTCATCAGGTTCCTGGAAATCAGTTAGAAAAATTTATTCCAGCCTATTAAAGATTAATGAAGATAAAATCCACCTTAGAGGTAAATTCGAAATTTGGTTCTTGGTAGCATTTATCAACGCCTTAATTGACAACTTAAACTCTTCTAGAAAAAAAGGAGAACCAAAAGCAAAAATGAATGTAAGTCTAAGTAGCTCTAATGCAGTTGCCTTATTAGCTACAAGACTTAGCATACCTCCAGATTTAAAAAGTTTTATATCAAATAACCTTTCGAAAATTAACTAAGCCCAACATCGGTTGATCGCAAATAACGGGTTTAATCGGAAAAGCGTAATTTTAGAAACCAGGAAATAAAATAGTTAATCCGACAAGTCCGCGTCCCTACTCCCGCAACTTGCGATAACCGTAACCGTTGTGCTTAATTATCTACAAAAGAAAAGAAATTCTAAGAAAATTTTTAATTCAAACCGTTAAAGAATAAATTCGTTGCCCAAATCTTTAAAACTTCAAAATTGAAAAAACTTATTCTAGCATCATTTATCTTATTCTTTACAAAAACATTCGGTCAAAATTTACAATTACGTAATTCACCTAAAATTGAAAGTGAAATTGTCTTCAAAGATGGAACCAAGGAAAAAGGGTTAGTTCGAATGAGTAGCTCAGTATTTGATATTAGGTTTAGAGAAACTCCAGAATCTGATGAAAGAAAAGTCGATTTTGAAAAAGTTGAAAAAATTATAACGCATCCAGATTCTACAAATGCCAGGGTATTTCAATATTTAGATAATTATAAGCATCGCTATAAAATGTTTGTCGAATTAGTTGAAGAAGACATTCTTAGTGTTTACATAAACTCTCCTAATGAACTTGAATTATTCTATTCTGACTTTGATTTAAGATCCGCAGAAGAATTAAGACGTGATGTAAGAACTGAAAATTCCTTCTATATTAAAATAGGTAAAACTCAAGATTTGTATTTGGCTAAAGAAGATCAAATACTTATTCCTGTTGAGAAAAGAAGAAAATTCACAAAAAAATATCTCGAACATTTTTCAGATTGTCCAGAATTAGTCCAAGCTTATAAAAACGAAGAAATCAGTCTAGAAAATTTATCTGACTTTATAGATTTTTATAAAGAGACTTGCAATTAGATAACTAAGCACAACAACGGTTAATCGCAAATAACGGGTATTGTCAAAAAAGTGTAATTTTAGAAACCAGGAAAGAAAATAATTAATCCGACAAGTCCGCGTCCCTACTCCCGCAACTTGCGATAACCGAGACCGTTGGCAGCAAGCCAAAATGAAATTCGTTTTACATCGAAATCCTAATTTTTTAATTCAATAAATATGAATAAAAATGTACTAATCGTTATCATTTTAATATTTAATTATTCCTACAGCCAGGAAACTGTCACGAAGGAGGTATTTGAGAAATCTGAAATAAATATTCTTTCAACCGAAATTATTGACACATCAATTGCTAATAGTAGAGCAGCTTTACAATTCAAGTTTATCGATTACTCGGATAATGAAATAAAATTTTATGAAGCTGAACTCGCAAAAGATGAATTTGTAAGTGTAACAAATTACAAGTATTTTTTTGGTGCAATTGGTTCAATTTCCATAATGACAGTTCCCTTCAAAATTCGATCAAAAAATGAACAAGGATATATAACCGCCAAGGCAGATGTTAAGAATATTGGTGTTTACTTACCATTAGCTTTAAAGGAAAGTAAAAGATATTGGTTAGATAATTCCACAAGCACACATAAATTTTCAATTGGATTTTTGATTGCACCTATGGCCCAAGAACTTAATGATAAAAACACCAGTGATTACTTTCAAAATTCAGAATCCTCTTATAGTGCGTTCATGCTTTCAACTTCCGTCGCTATTACCTACACCTATAATAATTTAACTTTTGCATTAATTCCAGTGGGATTTGATTTTGGATTAGATGACGCAGGAAAAGAATGGGATAACCATGCAAATTACTGGACTGGTTTCGGTATTGGAGTTGATACGAAGTTATTTGGATTTTAGGCCAGCTGCCAACAACGGTTAATCGCCAATAAGCGGCACCGTTAGAAAGAAAATAATTAACTTGACCAACGAACCAATACTAAGCCGACAACTCCGCGTCCCGCACTCCGCCAACTGGCGATAACCGAGACCGTTATATGCTATTGCTCCGCACAATTTTAGCTACTAAGAACAATAATTCTTCTAATCTGACAAGTACGTGCATGTAAGCCTTCATCTGACAAATCCGAAGTAAGAACTTCTAGTAAATCGATAACTTACAAAATTCAGATCCTAAATGAGGTTTTACATTTATCGTTCAATAGAAATTTCATGGGAAAGAACGCTGACATTTAATTGAATATTTACGCTAAAGAAGTTTCAATTGAAACTGGAAAAAAATTAAAGTGCGGCAAACTGGAGTTTCCAACGGATCGCTAAAACAACGACGGACGCTCACTCTTGCGCAATGATTTCAGTTAAGAAGATGATTAGAGATTTAAAATTTGGATGTTCCCGACAGCGGCAAATCTCCCGTTCTTACTCGGACGTATCGCAACAGCATATAACAACGAATAT from Christiangramia sp. OXR-203 harbors:
- a CDS encoding AAA family ATPase; translation: MVQIKSIKISKLFGDKNYNIKLKDNKLILVAENGAGKTTIVNIIYYFISRQWTKLLKYDFKSVEVKFSGNSIKLERSEIDIINSDKISRLLRRYSPSVKERFYELLRNYDISELAGNYTKLEYLADELRLPKSLIIEISRYAEREQINLFESKLREKEQLLTSLMDTQILYLPTYRRIEQDLNDILPDLKEELSSYRKRKLRYVRNEPDIGYVELVEFGMEDVVEKVNRKLSDLKEDFNSKLKTNLTGGYLRDVINKNYSKITYNQIESLTPNSLRRIFDRIDEDVLSKNEKEKLYIFISDLRKGKTIEKEENKILAYFIFKLSAIYSELEKNEKEITQFIQVCNEYSTNKIFLYDYVNFQILIRPLKQGDVLFNKPIEFKNLSSGEKQIVSLFSHIYLSNLENYIIIIDEPELSLSVTWQKRFLADIAKNEKCLGLISVTHSPFIFQNELENYARGLNEFEINS
- a CDS encoding DUF4435 domain-containing protein translates to MEDSFLKKLKEAGDSSQTLFLRLLQEYKLSEKSLHLFIEGNDDPAFYTNYISNLAGNNFQIYFYNSKNKSGVYSNYNQISWKSYNKNRVLFFVDKDYSDILKLRYPIDQNIFVTKYYSIENYLVNDQIVRRILTDLVHITDPSIINNIIKKFHQEHKSFCEYMVLLSAWIIYHRKNGTNINLGNISLSHIFQFNAKLEIVKLNSPQGKKLLDYLDEKTGNPDSSGSWKSVRKIYSSLLKINEDKIHLRGKFEIWFLVAFINALIDNLNSSRKKGEPKAKMNVSLSSSNAVALLATRLSIPPDLKSFISNNLSKIN